CATTATTGTATTAACATATCTTGTAAGTATTAACCTTATTTTAAActcaaattatattaatatatttagcaattttattttaatcccgTTTTGAAAGACTtgtcaaaattgtcaaaaaactgtttactaTATGGATCGGTCATGCCCTCTGGCGGAAGAACAAtgcagtaatattccctattggacCATAACTGACTGAGACGTTTTTCCAATGTATTCAACTCATCGTCATCGAGTTaaaagtgataacacactatcgcaccgcaccgcggcGACCTTGATGCGTCGCACCCATATGTTAGAGTGAGgaagagatatctgtttctcgctttcacttatgggtgcgacgcatcaaggtcgcggtgcggtgcgatagtgtgttatcacttttAAACGCTTCACACtccttaagccccctccactCTCGTAGATCAGCGAAATCGAACCCAcattcgcgttcgcggcttcgaggcttcgcgccgcgattgcGAAATGTGAGACTGTGCCAAGGAccaacaataatagcgctttcgctgctactcctactcaaagatacataagactatctcgTTCGGTAATTTCCCCCCCACCCttcatgcctgatccagttatacTAGATGCTTGAGTAGTAAGTATAAAGTATAGCTCTGCTGCGTCGCAGTAGTTTGGCCAAGGATTTTCTCGTTTCAAACatagatagagagaatcatactgtctttgtcttaaGCTAATACTTAAAAGAACGGGATAAGTATATAATAGTTTtctttgttcttatttactgaaaaaTTTAGTTTGCCAAACTATAAATAAGGTCTGAGAGTCTACCACGAACACCAAAGTtcacaaattgcgggcatttttcttttttactccaatgaaggcgtgaCTGATTACAGTGACAGAGGAAGATGCctatatcacagaataaataatagtactaggtacagaagactcactctctaacaaaacgcgtctgttacgatcagcacagatatggccgctaggctaggtggcgacagcgctacgcgcggcttatggctttccccaaaattggggcggaacgaatgtacttttagctaaAGTTAAgccacgaaaagtctgcagcgattttgatagccctcgcagtgccagtgttatttatacgtcataatttcatagaagtttgacgtctaaaatatacttgcactgcgtgggctatcaaatccgctgcagacttttcttagtccgactctacctgtagcaaagcgacgaaatcgcggagtgagccacgcctgcctatatattaagccccctccagactatgcgcgtgaatcgcgggcgaagccgcgcaCGCGAGTGTgcagtcgatttcgcaggtctgcgttcagggctataaccgcgaaaatcgaagttcgcaaattgcgggcatttttctctgtcactctaattacgccttcattggagtaaaagagaaagatccccgcaatttgcgaatttcggttttcgcggtaacccctcaggactccacactcgcgttcgcggctttgcgccgcgattcgcgcacgagtgtggaggaggctttatACTACTacttaagccccccattcacactcctaccttgtagtccgcctcgtagtccgcctcgttgggtaggattgtgtatgggggttgcggactacgagccgtcctaccgtttagccgtttgtagAATTTATTAGGctttagagaatataaccaaaaattatagacatggcgtctccgttggttatatcctctaagtactactatttactatttaggccccgttcgcacggcagctttttcaacgcgcgttaaaaaagcgtttgaatgacacaaatggataaccatgtatgtattcacacgaaggcggtttttaagcgcggcgcttttttatcgagcactgttcgattttcggcgttgagcgttggcgtcaaattgaatagaccatacggaaatccgtgtatctgttctcacaagcgttgaaaaagcgccggcgctgctgtcagttggctgtcaagtgtcaatttttggtgtcaatcgtcaagattattattagtttcaccttaaaactgtcaacttatgcttacaaattcctgaaatattcaagctatattcaaataatacgtcgtaatagcaaataaagtatggctttgctgagatgcgtacgtggcagtacgactcacaagtgatttttaagtgttcatatgaacacaaatattggaaacggtaaaaaagcgccaacgtcgggttttaacgcaacgctttttaagctgtcgtgcgaatggggccttagtCTTTGGGAAGATGTCCGCAATATGCGAACATCGGTGTGGTGCTCGCGATGATGATTGTAGAGCGGTAACTAGACGGTTGAGCGTGTAGAAAAACGCTTGATGACTTGACTGTCACTTAGGccataattgtttaaaaaaaaaaaattgactgtcactgtcacaagcAACCTCGCAACAAAATAGctattatcttttttattggGCTCGTACTGTTTTTCTTGTTAAAGAAAGTCAATTTTAAAAATTGAACTGTTAATATTTAGTGTAAAATCACGGTTTCGTTTACCTCTCCGCAATGGCTGGTCAGGGGCATCAGTTTCCCGGTAACTTCCAGGGAAACGCCGGCGCGATGCGGTCCGGTTTCGGCGGCGCTCCGATGGGGGGCCAAATGCAACCTCTGCCCAACCAGTTAGCAGGTAACTATTTTAAATGTGTATGTCTCAAGCAGAAGAGACCTTATGCAAAGTAGTCATGCTACAAATGTTAAATGATTAACGCCTGTACTCGCGTTGTTGACTGCTATGTCATCCATTGTTAATTTGTTCTTCCAGGGGTGATGGGCGGTGGAATGGCCAATCCAGGCGGCATGGTGGGGATGGGCAACCAAATGGTGCCTCCATATGGGGCCGCCATGCAGAACCAAATGGGAGCTATGGGTATGGGTCCCCAGGTAACCAAATGTATATCACACAATATTTACAGCATTATTATACttcggctgctatttaactgatcaccagatttagtaaaatttaataccaaaaaaatctattttaccaccctaaaatcatgaatgatcaccaaaattataacaccattttaatgtgaaatgattaccaattttattacattttactatccttttaaaggaaatgacaccaaactaatcattattaacccaaaaatagttcatgattaccaaatttcaaaccccattttaatgtgaaatgataaccaaatttttaaatcttgctatcccattaaagaaaatgacaccaaaataatcattgtaaacccaaaaatagtaaatgaccaccaaaattagaactccattttaatgtaaaatgataaccaaatttttaaatcttgctatcctactaaagcaaatgactccaaaataatcattgtaaacgcaaaaatagtaaatgatcacaacaattgtaaccacattttaattaaaaatgtgcaaatatttaatatatcgttatcctattaaattaattaatgcacttcgtcacctttttctagtagcattttatttctgtaacagtcgcagttctaacctaacctaacccacttttctagtagcattttgtttctgtaagggtcgcagttcaaacctaacctaacccacttttctagtagcatttcttttctgcaagggtcgcagttcaaacctaacctaatccacttttctagtagcatttcgtttctgtatgggtcgcagttcaaacctaacctaacccacttttctagtagcatttcttttctgtaagggtcgcagttcaaacctaacccacttttctagtagcgtttcgtatctgtatgggtagcagttgaaactaaacctaacctccttttctagtaccatttcgtttctgtaagggtcacagtgctaacctaacctaacccacttaactgatagcagtgtaacttacttttctagtagcataacgaaatgctactagaaaagtagattaggttaggtaggtaaaggtatactaggtatgcggtgcgggctacggggggttgagcgggaggggctagtaattttggcatcagtttactttatttggtaatatgtatacattttttggtaatcatagtggtttatttaggtgaaaatatcgcattaatttggtcttcaagatttggtgatcattaatgatttttggtgatcattcaatatatttggtatttgaatacaatttgaagtgcagtcgtaattaaaatggtggtacttttgtatttttaggccttatttttttggtgttcagtaattttttttggtaagcatgatttttttatttagggtaccaaagtattttttggtggtcattatatttgtagccttataCTTCTAACATTGAAACCATTAAATAATCCCTAAGGTTCATTTGGTTGCCAATACATATTTAACCTACTAATTTTGAACACTGTTttgtcaatgtaaaaaaaataaacaacttAGCTGCTTTTTGAAAAGGCAGTTACTTACACAATTTACAGAAAACATACACACACATTAACAACCATATTAACAAATGAATGTACACACTATTTATTTGTTTCCAGGGCATGGGTGTGGGTGTTGGAGGTAACCCAAACCCAGGATTAGCCCAAGCTGTGCAGCAACAAGGTACTAAAATGTTTTAGCACTGTTCTCTTTTTTTGGAATATAGACCTCTCTGTCGCCTGTTGCCATATCCTTCACTAGccaaaaacttgtcaaaaactgtTTCTAAAAAATATTTCTAGACGCATTTGGAGCATgctacctatttttaatttatagtatggtaactattttataaaaaacaaagtAAACACTCAGAGGTATATTCTTCATGCAGTTCATCTAAtttaatttcctttttttatcTTACAACCATTGGGGAGTCCTGACCTGATTTTCGTGTCATTAGGTGTGACCCCTATGCCCAACTTTAAATGCAAtgcaatatataaatattttgaatttgttttgttgAGTTAACAATAAATATATTGCATGTGGCAAACCTTTTAAATTCTTAAACTAACTATACAGTTTAACTCACATGATTGGGATCATCCATTAACATAacacaaaatttcgattttctttttCATAGGAAAAAGATAGGTTTAATATGTACTTTCACGCTTTGCATGATCCCCCACCCCCCTGTTGCTGTGACGTAATATGTGGATGGACCCTTTTTAGTCCAGGGCAGGGGTGCAATTCTTTACACAATACTATTATACATTGTTTCTTGTGTTTCCAGCAAGCATGCAGCAAGCTGTGGCGGTGCCTACATCTGCTCCTCCAGCAACAGCCTCAGCGCCCGCACAGCCTCAGCAGAACAAGGACTTCAACACCGCTTCACTTTGCAAGTATGTCACAACCTTTTTGATCTAtgggagcattccatgaaacaAGTCCCgaacaaacgcgaattttctaaagatttgcaggtataagagtttccttttctatgataaatggtcaaaaatatgcacagaaaaataatcgcctgctttaaatgccgaacaAAAAGGCGCAAcataggaaataaaatgcgtttgtacgggacagccaaTGGAATGCTCCTATGATACCATGTCTCCAAAGTGAAGACACAAATTTTATTGAGGGGTGAGTGATGAAACTATAAGTCGAGCTAATGGGTTTTGAAATtggttacaagttacaagtgaCGCAACTGTGTGGAggtctaaattaaattaaaccatATCAGTATTCTAGACTTCTCAGGTTTGGCCACCTAGCCTTTGATTTACTTATGTCGAAAATGAATGAAATCAAATGTGATAAatataaagatagtttattattcaagtaggcatattacatacaatgcgcttatgaacgtcaaataaagctacacgctccaaccctacacctcttcCTCCttcctcgagaagatttaagtcccccgttaattggaggagggtatcccaatatgggaccggcaacaaactcggcgggacatgTATGTTTCATTTTACTCTGATACTCTATCTACTTAATCTTCGGTTCTGGCAAAAGATATGATTTCAGTCAGACACTAATTTTGAGCTAAAAGAATAGATTAGAAATTTCATTCCTATtgtaattgtgtcgcttaacttcaaacttgggtaaatccattcgaccctctaaGCAAATGTCTACCCTATTACCtgttcttaataccaaaatcgcataatctgacagatggatttacccgagtttgaagttaagcgactcaattctgtttcaatatttttccAGATTTGGCCAAGAAACAGTACAAGATATAGTAAGCAGGACACAGGATGTTTTTCAAACACTAAAAGCAATTCAAGTAAGTTCaggtataattatgtaaatttatGTGTTTGCTACTTTCTTGTATTAAGTATGCTTATTagggtttttattttgttttgtttaaaatgcaTGTATCCAGATATGTCAATTCAaggtttaaatttaattttgaaatgtaatcaataataatttatagaAACAACaacttcaaatataaacatTAATTAAGATGTTTTGGTAAAGTGTGTGAACCGTAAGCTCGCGGGGTGTTTGAACAAGAACAATTTTATGTCACAAAGGGGAAGTGAGTTTTGTTTTCTTCCTTTAAACAAGTTTTGTAGTTAGAGGTTGTgcaatcaattatttattttctaattttattataaatatttttcctattgtatatttttcgttgtttttgaattttaaattgtGATTGTTTTCTTGTAGCCTCCAAACGGCACTCAGATCGGCGAGAACGCCAGTAACGATAAGAAGACGAAGATGCAAGAGCAGTTACGAACGATACGGCTTTTGTTCAAACGTCTGCGCCTGGTGTATGACAAATGCAACGAAACGTGTCAGgtaaacatattatttattaaaattggcatcaggcaacaaggcctaTATTACATATACTTTATAGCCCGTATAAGCGCCGCATTAAGGACTGTGTGACACGCGACGTGGTCGCTTTTGATATCGATAGGGACACTCGGGAGGAGCTCGCGTCAGATCGCGATGGATGGAGGAGTACCATGGCGAAAGGTAGCGAAATCCACGACAACGCATGGCTCCAAGACCTTGCCCGAATACGCGCAAAGAGGCACAATCCACCTGATGATGCCGACATGGCTCCCTGCTTCAGCTGCCACAAATGCCGGTCCCGCATTGGCCTATACAGCCGCGAGAGACGATGGTAGCCCGTAGTGTTCGCAATCGCTCGGATAATTTTTTTTACCACACATTTAACGGAACTGTCGAAACACTACTCCCGCTAGGACTAGCGTGGACACGCTCGCTACAGTGTCTCACAGAGCAAGTAGTTACGCCACCACAGCTGACACTTCTTCAGCGTGTTTAAGATTCAATTACAgacctacattaaaaaaaaatactccaGCAACCGCAAGAGCTGGTTCTTGTGGGCATTCTGGGACCGCCTAGTAGGCGGACGCCCGGCCTAAATGTTTTAAAGGCAATATCAGATACCACTCACcccacattaaaaaaaaaatgttgtccATCTGCATCACAAACTAAAAAAATCTGTCCTTGTTTCCTCTACAGttacttacttatatttatGGGAATATCATTTTTTGTGACACATTGTAAAATCACCATTTGTTACAGGGTATGGAGTACACACACATGGAGAGCCTAATCCCGTTGAAAGACGAGGCCGACAACAAGACTTTGGACGAGCGGCGAAACACGGAGTCTTACCGACGGGACTTGGAGGAGAACAGGGAGCTAACGGAACAGGTGAGAGTTTGAACTCGTTACAACATGAGAAAGGAAGACAACCCTGTAGAGTTGATAAGATTAAGGCACCAACTACACTTGACAAACTGATCAGTTAATCAGGCCCGCTAAATTTTGCTGTAGGTATGGGaatttatcatagttctttgcTGACTGTCAACTGACCCATATACCAACAAAATTAAGCGAATGGTGATAgaaggtttggtgcaaccgaccctaaaccCAATGTTGTTCGTGACGTACTCCATTAATTGACATACATTGTTAGATGGGCGAGATAATTTTCGCCATTGTCATTAATCAACGTTAATATTGTTACAGGTGGTCCTCAAGAACAAACAGCTCAAAGAAGTCATAACGAATTTAAGGACTATCATATGGGAAATTAATGTTATGCTTACTATGAGACGatcttaaacaatttaaaaaaatattgtaaagcCAATTCATACCATTGaaagtttttttatatgttaGTGATATTCTAGAGATATGATGGACGTGTATGTTAGATGTATAGGAAGTAAGGATCATAAGTTAAGTAGGTTTTTAATACTGTGATAGTATATCTagtataagtaaatatatctttgaagATATCTTTCTCTCTTCATCAGATATCATTTAGGATAAAGTAGGTAACTAAACGCGATGAGCTTTTGGGAGGTTTACTTTACACCTTCTATCAAAGATTTGTgacgttctcaatcaaaaggtaccacattgtcgcttgccataaggTCGCTCTGACAgattattcgtataaagatacaagcaaatgtCGTAtttatggtaagcgacaaagtgcctaccttttgattgagaacgtcATATTTGTTTTCTCATTCTCAAGTAATAATTTGGCCACGATTTCAAGGTAGGTATAATcatttatgtacctaattatatgTTTGTAGTGTAAATTAAAATCCGAAGTGAATATGGGAAATGtacaaatttgattattttcaaAAACGGTGTCACCTATCGGCGGACCTATATTAAACAACTATGTAATTGTTAGATATAGTTGTGTGTCGAGAAATGTTGATGACTAAGAAATCTcctttgtaaatatatttttttgtacttattttaatgtctttatttcaagaaataaaaaacaattgaaataaataactttatttcttcaaaatttaaaataacttaCATAAAAAATCGGCAAACCGTCGGTTGTTTTGGATCCAATATTTTCACGTTTAAGTACGTCTTAGGAAATAAATAAAGGAAAATCTTACGTAATCTAACTTCACTCTGGGGTTTAATAGATCTGCTGTTTAAAGCCACAAAGTCGTATctccatacaagtttcattaaTGAGTTACCTACGACTTTTTCTATTAACACTGCAAGATCTCGAGTATTTGAGTTTTGCGGTCCCAGCACCGCTTTATCTAACCGGGGTTCCAAGTGTATGTGCTTAGGAGTCATATctatttgttttataaaagaGTAGTTTTCAAACTGACCAAAATTAGAACAAGTAAACATGCTCTTGTAGATACttaatcttatatttgacctattgGGCTTGCTTCTCTAAGGCCATAAGAGTAAAAAATCTCAATGTTATAAATGCAAAACTTCTTacttttataaaacaaatagtCATTTCAGTCACGATTCTTACAAACTACTTAACTACGAAAGCTTATCTACGCTCAATCGGTTTCGCGATCTCGGAGCTTGCTTTTTTCGACTTCTTCTTATCATAAGGGCGGTGGTCGATGGGGGAGTCGTCTTCAATTTTCCTGGGTTTCTCAGGCTGCTCGGGAATGTCAGGTTGGTCGGCAAGTTCAGGCATTTCGGGGGAAGCCTCGAGTTCTTTGCCGGCGCTGCGGCCGGCCGGCAGCGCGTGGAAGGCCTCGGCGAGCTCAAGGTTGATTTCCTCAAGAGGAGTGTCGCCGGTGCGGATGTACACGGGCACGTAGCCGGGCACTGGGGGAAGGAACTGCCATTTTGGACGGGCCTCTGGAAAGAAGAGAGATTTTATAAGCATAATTAGGCCTATGTAATTAGGGGACGGCGTAAGTA
This genomic interval from Cydia splendana chromosome 4, ilCydSple1.2, whole genome shotgun sequence contains the following:
- the LOC134790083 gene encoding mediator of RNA polymerase II transcription subunit 30; the encoded protein is MAGQGHQFPGNFQGNAGAMRSGFGGAPMGGQMQPLPNQLAGVMGGGMANPGGMVGMGNQMVPPYGAAMQNQMGAMGMGPQGMGVGVGGNPNPGLAQAVQQQASMQQAVAVPTSAPPATASAPAQPQQNKDFNTASLCKFGQETVQDIVSRTQDVFQTLKAIQPPNGTQIGENASNDKKTKMQEQLRTIRLLFKRLRLVYDKCNETCQGMEYTHMESLIPLKDEADNKTLDERRNTESYRRDLEENRELTEQVVLKNKQLKEVITNLRTIIWEINVMLTMRRS
- the LOC134790084 gene encoding uncharacterized protein LOC134790084, which produces MYKSLVLLCVVYCVVIEARPKWQFLPPVPGYVPVYIRTGDTPLEEINLELAEAFHALPAGRSAGKELEASPEMPELADQPDIPEQPEKPRKIEDDSPIDHRPYDKKKSKKASSEIAKPIERR